The Heyndrickxia vini genome contains a region encoding:
- a CDS encoding CTP synthase has protein sequence MTKYIFVTGGVVSSLGKGIIAASLGRLLKNRGLKVTTQKFDPYINVDPGTMSPYQHGEVFVTDDGAETDLDLGHYERFIDINVTKYSSVTTGKVYSEVLRKERRGEYLGGTVQVIPHITNEIKSRVFRAGEVTDSDVVITEIGGTVGDIESLPFLEAIRQIKGDVGRDNVMYIHCTLVPYIKVAGEMKTKPTQHSVKELRSLGIQPNIIVVRTEMPISQDMKDKIALFCDIDEKSVIESRDADTLYSIPLALRDQNLDQIVCDHLKLQCHEPDMTEWVGLVEKVRNLSKVTKIALVGKYVELQDAYLSVVEALKHAGYAYDADIEIDWINAENVTAENVQSLLQDADGILVPGGFGDRGVEGKICAIQYARENKVPFLGICLGMQLASVEYARNVLGFEGAHSAELDPSTKYPIIDLLPEQKDIEDLGGTLRLGLYPCKIEKGTKAFAVYQNEMIDERHRHRYEFNNEYREQMEKAGFVFSGTSPDGRLVEVIELEDHPWFVASQFHPEFTSRPTRPQPLFRGFIGAALNNK, from the coding sequence GTGACAAAATACATTTTTGTAACCGGTGGAGTTGTTTCTTCATTAGGGAAAGGAATTATCGCTGCATCATTAGGAAGATTATTAAAAAATCGAGGTTTGAAGGTGACAACTCAGAAATTTGATCCGTATATAAACGTCGATCCTGGAACGATGAGTCCATATCAACATGGTGAAGTCTTTGTAACAGACGATGGTGCTGAAACAGATTTGGATCTTGGACACTATGAGCGTTTTATTGATATTAATGTAACGAAATATAGCAGTGTTACAACAGGGAAAGTCTATTCTGAAGTATTAAGAAAAGAAAGACGTGGCGAATACCTTGGAGGTACAGTACAGGTTATTCCTCATATCACAAATGAAATCAAAAGCCGCGTGTTTCGAGCAGGTGAAGTAACTGATTCCGATGTTGTTATTACGGAGATTGGTGGAACGGTAGGGGATATTGAATCATTACCTTTCCTTGAGGCGATTCGTCAAATTAAAGGTGATGTCGGACGCGATAACGTTATGTATATCCACTGTACACTTGTACCGTATATTAAAGTGGCTGGTGAAATGAAAACAAAACCAACGCAACATAGTGTGAAAGAGCTGCGTAGTCTTGGTATTCAGCCGAATATTATTGTTGTTCGTACGGAAATGCCTATTTCTCAAGATATGAAGGATAAAATAGCGTTATTCTGTGATATCGATGAAAAATCAGTAATTGAGTCCAGAGATGCAGATACTTTATATTCTATTCCGTTAGCGTTACGTGACCAAAACCTTGATCAAATTGTTTGTGACCATTTGAAATTACAATGTCATGAACCGGATATGACCGAGTGGGTAGGACTTGTAGAAAAGGTAAGAAATTTATCAAAAGTAACAAAAATAGCTTTGGTTGGTAAGTATGTGGAATTGCAAGATGCGTACCTATCTGTAGTCGAAGCTTTAAAACATGCAGGATATGCTTATGATGCAGATATTGAAATTGATTGGATAAATGCTGAAAATGTAACAGCCGAAAACGTTCAATCGTTATTACAAGATGCTGATGGAATATTAGTTCCTGGTGGATTTGGAGATCGGGGCGTAGAGGGGAAAATTTGTGCGATTCAATATGCGCGTGAAAATAAGGTCCCGTTCCTCGGTATTTGCTTAGGAATGCAGCTAGCTTCCGTTGAATATGCACGAAATGTACTTGGGTTTGAAGGTGCACATTCAGCAGAGCTTGATCCTAGTACAAAGTATCCAATTATCGATCTTCTTCCAGAACAAAAGGATATTGAAGATTTAGGTGGAACACTTCGCTTAGGTCTATATCCTTGTAAAATTGAAAAAGGCACAAAGGCGTTTGCTGTTTATCAAAATGAAATGATTGACGAACGACACCGTCATCGTTACGAATTCAATAATGAGTATCGTGAACAGATGGAAAAGGCAGGATTTGTTTTCTCTGGGACAAGTCCGGATGGACGACTAGTTGAAGTGATTGAATTGGAAGATCACCCATGGTTTGTTGCATCTCAATTCCATCCAGAATTCACTTCTAGACCAACTCGTCCACAACCATTATTCCGTGGATTTATTGGAGCAGCATTAAATAATAAATAA
- the rpoE gene encoding DNA-directed RNA polymerase subunit delta, with protein MSLQQLSKEELREMSLIELGYQYLEENKQALSFNELVEEIAKLLGIPMEDIRSRMVQFYTDLNIDGRFISLGENRWGLRTWYPYDQIDEEVTAPVKTKKKKSKKVVEEEDEDLLDDEDLDYDDLDDFDDEDDLLDDDDDEVEDEDFDDLDEDDDDEVFEDDEELIGEDDYDLDEEDEEDDLDSEEEEEEK; from the coding sequence TTGAGTTTACAGCAATTATCTAAAGAAGAATTACGTGAAATGTCACTTATTGAGCTAGGTTATCAATATTTAGAGGAAAACAAACAAGCATTATCATTTAACGAGTTAGTTGAGGAAATTGCTAAGCTTCTAGGTATACCAATGGAGGATATTCGTTCTCGAATGGTACAATTCTACACAGATTTAAATATTGACGGACGGTTCATCAGTTTGGGAGAAAACAGATGGGGCTTACGTACGTGGTATCCATATGATCAAATTGATGAAGAAGTAACAGCACCTGTTAAGACGAAAAAGAAAAAATCCAAAAAGGTTGTCGAAGAGGAAGACGAGGATTTACTCGATGATGAGGATCTTGATTATGATGACTTAGACGACTTTGATGATGAAGATGATTTACTCGATGATGACGATGATGAAGTAGAAGACGAAGATTTTGATGATCTTGATGAAGATGATGACGATGAAGTCTTTGAAGATGATGAGGAATTAATCGGCGAAGACGATTATGACTTAGATGAAGAAGATGAAGAAGATGACCTTGACTCGGAAGAGGAAGAAGAGGAAAAATAA
- the icmF gene encoding fused isobutyryl-CoA mutase/GTPase IcmF: MSTVEIYKPKNSVRFVTASSLFDGHDASINIMRRILQSSGAEVIHLGHNRSVEEVVNAAVQEDVQGIAISSYQGGHVEYFKYMYDLLKERGASHIRIYGGGGGVIIPREIKELHEYGIAWIFSPEDGRKYGLQGMINIMLKECDYPTITSQLADEINQLKEGNIRSVAKLITLAENQIGANQEVASSVESAFDEIKLLAKNAPVIGITGTGGAGKSSLTDELIRRFLNEIPDKKVAILSIDPTKQKTGGALLGDRIRMNAIFHSRVYMRSLATRGSRTELSLAIRDAINVVKAAEYDLIIVETSGIGQGDAEIAEISDIAMYVMTSEFGAPSQLEKIDMIDFADLIVINKFERKGSEDAKSQVQKQYQRSHLLFDSDLKSMPVYGTIASQFNDPGTNALFAALVEKINEKMSVNWSVPFSKDALVEKQNVIIPNSRRYYLREISETVRNYHKKAEEQVRLARRLFQLEGALQAVREKETNDDVIASLEALKNDVYESLTKESKGIISNWGNLKEKYSGKQFVTKIRDKEIITELTTKSLSGLDIPKVSLPKYEDYGEILKWVYKENVPGSFPYTAGVFPFKREGEDPKRQFAGEGTPERTNKRFHYLSENDPAKRLSTAFDSVTLYGEDPDYRPDIYGKVGESGVSICTLDDMKKLYAGFDLCHPSTSVSMTINGPAPIILAMYMNTAIDQQVQLKEEELGRPLSFEEFTAVKESTLQVVRGTVQADILKEDQGQNTCIFSTEFALRMMGDIQQYFIDHKVRNYYSVSISGYHIAEAGANPISQLAFTLANGFTYVEYYLSRGMDINDFAPNLSFFFSNGLDPEYSVIGRVARRIWATVMRDKYGANERSQKLKYHIQTSGRSLHAQEIDFNDIRTTLQALMALHDNCNSLHTNAYDEAITTPTEESVRRAMAIQMIITKEHGLTKNENPLQGSFIIEELTDLVEEAVLSEFDRLNDRGGVLGAMETQYQRGKIQEESMYYEMKKHSGELPIIGVNTYLNPNPPSEEEMNSIELARATKEEKETQIRHLNQFKEKNSDKVDQAIKQLKNTAMNGGNIFAELMETVKVASLGQITKALYEVGGQYRRNM, translated from the coding sequence ATGAGCACGGTTGAGATTTATAAACCAAAAAATTCTGTACGTTTTGTAACCGCATCAAGTTTATTTGATGGCCATGATGCATCAATCAATATTATGCGAAGAATACTGCAATCAAGCGGGGCAGAGGTTATTCACCTTGGGCATAATCGCTCGGTAGAGGAAGTTGTCAATGCAGCCGTCCAGGAAGATGTCCAAGGGATTGCCATTTCGTCTTATCAAGGTGGCCATGTTGAATATTTTAAATATATGTATGATCTATTAAAGGAAAGAGGGGCATCCCATATTCGCATTTATGGTGGTGGAGGCGGAGTCATTATTCCGCGTGAAATTAAGGAACTTCATGAATATGGAATTGCATGGATTTTTTCACCAGAGGATGGACGGAAATATGGTCTGCAAGGGATGATTAACATCATGCTAAAAGAATGTGATTATCCCACAATTACAAGTCAACTGGCGGATGAGATAAATCAGTTAAAAGAGGGTAATATTCGTTCAGTTGCAAAGCTTATCACACTCGCAGAAAATCAAATTGGTGCAAATCAAGAAGTTGCCTCTTCTGTAGAGTCAGCATTTGACGAGATAAAATTATTAGCAAAAAACGCACCAGTCATCGGTATTACGGGTACTGGAGGAGCGGGTAAGAGCTCTTTAACAGATGAACTAATTCGCCGATTTCTAAATGAGATTCCTGATAAAAAGGTGGCGATCTTATCCATTGATCCAACAAAGCAAAAAACGGGTGGAGCTTTACTAGGCGATCGAATTCGAATGAATGCCATTTTTCATTCTCGAGTATATATGAGAAGTTTGGCTACAAGGGGTTCAAGAACCGAATTGTCACTTGCTATAAGAGATGCGATAAATGTTGTAAAAGCAGCAGAATATGATTTGATCATCGTCGAAACGAGCGGTATCGGCCAAGGGGATGCTGAAATTGCTGAGATAAGTGATATTGCTATGTATGTCATGACGAGCGAATTTGGTGCACCTTCACAACTTGAAAAAATCGATATGATCGATTTTGCGGATTTAATTGTGATCAACAAATTTGAACGGAAAGGTTCTGAAGATGCCAAAAGCCAGGTACAGAAACAATATCAGCGAAGTCATTTATTATTTGATAGTGATTTAAAGAGTATGCCTGTTTATGGTACAATAGCGAGTCAATTTAATGATCCGGGTACAAATGCCCTATTTGCTGCACTTGTTGAAAAAATTAATGAAAAAATGTCTGTGAACTGGAGTGTTCCCTTTTCGAAAGATGCTCTTGTTGAAAAACAGAATGTGATAATTCCGAATAGTCGTCGTTACTATTTAAGAGAAATCTCTGAAACGGTACGAAACTATCATAAGAAGGCAGAGGAACAAGTACGATTGGCAAGAAGGCTTTTCCAGCTTGAAGGCGCACTTCAAGCGGTTCGGGAAAAGGAAACAAATGATGACGTTATTGCCTCACTAGAAGCATTGAAAAATGATGTGTATGAAAGTCTAACAAAAGAATCAAAAGGCATCATTAGTAACTGGGGGAATCTAAAGGAAAAATACTCTGGAAAACAGTTTGTTACGAAAATTCGCGATAAGGAAATTATCACTGAGTTAACGACCAAAAGCTTATCTGGCCTAGATATTCCGAAAGTTTCCTTACCTAAGTATGAGGATTATGGGGAAATTCTGAAATGGGTATATAAAGAAAATGTTCCAGGTTCTTTTCCATACACGGCGGGAGTATTTCCGTTTAAACGAGAAGGCGAAGATCCAAAAAGGCAGTTCGCAGGTGAAGGAACACCAGAACGAACGAATAAGCGATTCCATTATTTATCGGAAAATGATCCAGCAAAGCGTTTGAGCACGGCGTTTGATTCGGTAACATTATACGGAGAGGATCCGGATTATCGACCGGATATTTATGGGAAAGTTGGGGAATCAGGTGTAAGTATTTGTACACTTGATGATATGAAGAAACTTTATGCAGGATTTGATTTATGCCACCCATCGACATCTGTTTCGATGACGATTAACGGTCCTGCACCGATTATTTTGGCGATGTATATGAATACAGCCATTGATCAGCAAGTGCAATTGAAAGAAGAAGAACTTGGAAGACCCTTATCATTTGAGGAATTTACAGCCGTAAAGGAATCGACGTTACAAGTAGTTAGGGGTACCGTACAAGCAGATATTTTAAAAGAAGATCAAGGCCAAAATACGTGTATCTTTTCAACTGAATTTGCCCTTCGAATGATGGGAGATATTCAACAATACTTTATCGATCATAAAGTACGTAATTATTATTCTGTCTCGATTTCTGGGTATCACATTGCTGAGGCTGGAGCAAATCCTATCTCACAACTTGCTTTTACTTTAGCTAATGGTTTCACCTATGTTGAATATTATTTAAGTCGTGGAATGGATATAAATGATTTTGCTCCAAACTTATCCTTCTTCTTCTCGAATGGCCTTGATCCTGAATACAGCGTGATTGGACGCGTAGCAAGGAGAATTTGGGCAACAGTAATGAGAGATAAGTACGGTGCAAATGAACGGAGCCAGAAGCTGAAATACCATATTCAAACATCAGGGCGCTCACTACATGCCCAAGAAATTGACTTTAATGACATACGAACAACATTGCAAGCGCTAATGGCACTACATGACAATTGTAATTCTTTACACACGAATGCCTATGATGAAGCGATTACTACTCCTACCGAAGAATCGGTAAGGCGGGCAATGGCGATTCAAATGATTATTACGAAGGAGCACGGATTAACGAAAAATGAAAATCCATTACAAGGATCATTCATTATCGAAGAATTAACTGATTTAGTTGAAGAGGCAGTCCTCTCCGAATTCGATCGTTTGAACGATCGCGGTGGTGTTTTAGGAGCAATGGAAACGCAGTATCAACGCGGGAAAATTCAAGAAGAGTCGATGTATTATGAAATGAAAAAGCATAGTGGGGAATTGCCAATCATAGGTGTCAACACCTATTTGAATCCAAACCCACCTTCAGAGGAAGAAATGAACAGCATTGAACTTGCACGCGCAACGAAGGAAGAAAAGGAAACTCAAATTCGCCATTTAAATCAATTTAAAGAAAAAAATAGTGATAAAGTGGATCAGGCGATAAAACAGTTGAAAAATACTGCAATGAATGGCGGAAATATCTTTGCAGAATTAATGGAAACAGTAAAGGTGGCTAGTTTAGGTCAAATTACAAAAGCATTGTACGAAGTTGGCGGGCAATATAGAAGAAATATGTAA
- a CDS encoding TetR/AcrR family transcriptional regulator has product MIRGAVALFKEKGFHRTTTREIAQAAGFSIGTLYEYIRTKEDILYLVCDSIYDQVRERLQGMDLEKGTLESLKLGIAYYFNIMNEMQDEVLVMYQEAKSLSKDALPYVLKKEMEMVGMFETLIRRCIENGELIMDDQHIDLLAHNIFVQGQMWGFRRWALKKNYSIEEYIVLQTNLLFKGIAEFEI; this is encoded by the coding sequence ATGATTCGGGGAGCAGTAGCACTGTTTAAGGAAAAAGGATTTCATCGAACGACAACGAGGGAAATTGCACAAGCGGCTGGTTTCAGTATTGGTACATTATATGAATATATTAGAACGAAAGAAGATATTTTATATCTTGTCTGTGATAGTATTTATGACCAGGTTCGAGAACGTTTGCAAGGGATGGATTTGGAAAAGGGGACTCTTGAAAGTTTAAAGCTTGGAATTGCTTACTATTTTAACATTATGAACGAAATGCAAGACGAGGTATTAGTTATGTATCAGGAAGCAAAGTCATTATCGAAAGATGCGCTTCCATATGTGTTGAAAAAGGAAATGGAAATGGTTGGAATGTTTGAAACTTTAATTCGGCGTTGCATTGAAAACGGTGAATTGATTATGGATGATCAACATATCGATCTATTAGCTCATAATATTTTTGTTCAAGGACAAATGTGGGGATTTAGAAGATGGGCGCTCAAGAAGAATTATTCCATAGAAGAATATATTGTCTTACAAACGAACTTACTTTTTAAGGGAATCGCTGAGTTTGAAATATAG
- a CDS encoding acyl-CoA dehydrogenase, whose product MNFRLSEEHEMIRKMVRDFAEKEVAPTAAERDEEERFDREIFDKMAELGLTGIPWPEEYGGIGSDYLAYCIAVEELSRVCASTGVTLSAHTSLAGWPLYKFGSEEQKQKYLKPMAQGEKIGGYGLTEPGSGSDAGGMRTTARLEGDHYILNGSKIFITNGGVADIYVVFALTDPSSKHKGTSAFIIEKDFEGFSVGKKEKKLGIRSSPTTEIIFEECKVPKENLLGQEGDGFKIAMMTLDGGRNGIAAQAVGIAQGALDASVAYAKERHQFGKPIAANQGISFKLADMATSVEASRLLTYQAAWLESNGLPYGKESAMSKLLAGDTAMKVTTEAVQIFGGYGYTKDYPVERFMRDAKITQIYEGTQEIQRLVISRMLTK is encoded by the coding sequence ATGAATTTTCGTTTATCAGAAGAGCATGAAATGATTCGAAAAATGGTTCGTGACTTTGCAGAAAAAGAAGTGGCACCAACTGCCGCTGAACGGGATGAAGAGGAGCGCTTTGATCGAGAAATCTTCGATAAAATGGCTGAATTAGGTTTAACAGGAATTCCTTGGCCAGAGGAATACGGTGGAATCGGCAGTGACTATTTAGCTTACTGTATAGCTGTTGAGGAGCTATCAAGAGTTTGCGCATCAACGGGAGTTACCCTTTCTGCACATACTTCATTAGCTGGATGGCCACTTTATAAATTTGGTTCCGAGGAACAAAAACAGAAGTATTTAAAACCAATGGCACAGGGTGAAAAGATTGGCGGTTACGGTTTAACCGAGCCAGGTTCAGGATCGGATGCGGGTGGAATGCGTACAACCGCTCGCTTAGAAGGTGATCATTATATCTTAAATGGATCAAAGATTTTTATTACAAATGGCGGAGTAGCGGATATTTACGTTGTTTTTGCATTGACAGATCCATCTAGCAAACATAAAGGAACGAGCGCGTTTATTATCGAGAAAGATTTTGAAGGCTTTTCCGTAGGGAAAAAGGAGAAAAAATTAGGTATTCGTTCCTCACCAACAACTGAGATAATTTTTGAGGAATGTAAGGTTCCAAAGGAGAATTTACTAGGCCAAGAAGGAGATGGCTTTAAAATCGCTATGATGACTCTTGATGGCGGGCGTAACGGAATAGCCGCACAAGCGGTAGGGATTGCTCAAGGAGCATTAGATGCATCTGTTGCATATGCGAAAGAGCGTCATCAATTTGGAAAACCAATTGCTGCAAATCAAGGCATTTCTTTTAAACTTGCTGATATGGCTACAAGTGTTGAAGCTTCCCGTTTATTGACTTATCAAGCAGCATGGCTAGAATCAAATGGATTGCCATATGGTAAGGAATCGGCGATGTCTAAACTTTTAGCTGGTGATACAGCAATGAAAGTAACGACAGAAGCGGTGCAAATCTTTGGCGGATATGGTTATACAAAGGATTATCCTGTTGAGAGATTTATGCGAGATGCTAAAATTACTCAAATTTATGAGGGTACACAAGAGATTCAACGCTTAGTCATTTCGAGAATGCTAACAAAATAA
- a CDS encoding acyl-CoA dehydrogenase, which produces MNLHFNEEQIMMRKMVHEFAVAEIAPFIEKMEEGEFPRSILRKMADLGLMGITVPEKYGGSEMDFTSYIIAIHELSRVSATIGVILSVHTSVGTNPILYFGTEEQKQKYLPKLATGEYLGAFCLTEPSAGSDAGNLKSRAIKKGDHYIINGSKVFITNGGEADTYIVFAVTDPTAGKDGISAFIVEKNTAGLIIGKDEHKMGLHGSRTVQLTFDDMAVPVENLLGKEGEGNKIALANLNIGRIGIAAQSLGIAEAALEKSIAYAKERFQFGKPIASQQGVGFKLADMATNVEAAKLLVYRSANLQSLGLPCKTEASMAKLFASRTAVETTTEAIQIFGGYGYTKDYPVERYFRDAKITEIYEGTSEIQRIVISKQL; this is translated from the coding sequence ATGAATCTACATTTCAACGAAGAGCAAATAATGATGAGAAAAATGGTTCATGAATTTGCAGTAGCAGAAATTGCTCCTTTCATAGAAAAGATGGAAGAAGGGGAATTCCCTAGATCTATTTTACGAAAAATGGCGGATTTAGGGCTAATGGGTATTACCGTTCCTGAAAAGTATGGCGGATCAGAGATGGATTTTACCTCGTATATTATTGCAATTCATGAGTTATCAAGAGTTAGTGCAACTATTGGCGTCATTCTATCTGTCCATACGTCCGTAGGAACAAATCCAATTCTCTATTTTGGTACGGAGGAACAGAAGCAAAAGTATCTTCCTAAGCTGGCAACGGGTGAATATTTAGGAGCATTTTGCTTAACAGAGCCTAGTGCAGGTTCTGATGCTGGAAATTTAAAATCACGAGCCATTAAAAAAGGGGACCACTATATTATCAATGGCTCAAAGGTATTTATTACAAACGGTGGTGAAGCCGATACGTATATTGTATTTGCTGTGACCGATCCAACGGCAGGAAAAGATGGCATATCGGCTTTCATCGTTGAGAAAAATACCGCTGGTTTAATCATAGGGAAAGATGAACATAAAATGGGACTTCATGGGTCTCGTACAGTACAACTTACTTTTGATGACATGGCTGTTCCTGTTGAAAACCTACTTGGCAAAGAAGGGGAAGGGAATAAAATTGCCCTTGCCAATCTTAACATTGGAAGAATCGGAATTGCCGCACAAAGCCTAGGAATCGCTGAAGCGGCACTTGAAAAATCGATAGCATATGCAAAAGAACGGTTCCAATTTGGAAAGCCTATTGCTTCTCAACAAGGTGTTGGGTTTAAACTTGCTGATATGGCAACAAATGTAGAAGCAGCAAAACTATTGGTTTATCGATCCGCTAACCTACAATCCTTGGGTCTTCCGTGTAAAACGGAAGCTTCAATGGCTAAATTATTTGCGTCGCGAACAGCAGTAGAAACAACGACAGAAGCAATTCAAATCTTTGGCGGTTATGGATACACAAAGGACTATCCAGTAGAAAGATATTTCCGGGATGCAAAAATTACTGAAATCTATGAAGGAACAAGTGAAATACAACGAATCGTAATAAGCAAACAATTATAA
- a CDS encoding 3-hydroxybutyryl-CoA dehydrogenase codes for MDIKKVMVIGAGQMGSGIAQVCAQAGYTVYLNDLKEEFVQKGLGGITNNLSRQVTKERMTEEEKSKILSNFILSTNLKDSENVDIVIEAAVENMDVKSKIFKELDQYAPNHTILASNTSSLPITEIAAATDRPEKVIGMHFMNPVPVMKLVEIIRGLATSDEVYQAVEDMTKSLSKIPVEVNDFPGFVSNRVLMPMINEAIFTLYEGVATKEAIDEVMKLGMNHPMGPLTLADFIGLDTCLYIMETLHEGFGDDKYRPCPLLRKYVKAGWLGKKSGRGFYVYH; via the coding sequence ATGGATATAAAAAAAGTGATGGTGATCGGTGCTGGACAAATGGGATCTGGAATTGCGCAAGTATGTGCACAAGCTGGCTATACCGTCTATTTAAATGATTTAAAAGAAGAATTTGTTCAAAAAGGGCTAGGTGGCATTACTAACAATCTTTCAAGACAGGTAACTAAAGAAAGAATGACAGAAGAAGAAAAAAGCAAAATTCTTTCAAACTTTATTTTGTCTACTAATCTAAAAGACTCAGAAAACGTTGATATTGTTATTGAAGCAGCTGTTGAAAATATGGACGTGAAAAGTAAAATTTTTAAGGAATTGGACCAATATGCGCCAAATCATACGATACTAGCTTCCAACACATCCTCATTACCTATAACAGAAATTGCAGCAGCTACCGATCGTCCGGAAAAAGTAATTGGTATGCATTTTATGAATCCGGTCCCAGTTATGAAACTAGTTGAAATTATTCGCGGCCTCGCAACTTCGGATGAAGTATATCAGGCAGTAGAGGACATGACTAAATCGTTATCGAAGATTCCTGTCGAAGTAAATGATTTTCCTGGTTTTGTTTCTAACCGGGTACTCATGCCAATGATTAATGAGGCGATTTTTACCTTGTATGAAGGGGTTGCTACAAAAGAAGCGATCGACGAAGTAATGAAGCTCGGGATGAATCATCCGATGGGACCTTTAACTCTAGCTGATTTTATTGGTTTAGATACTTGTTTATATATTATGGAGACATTGCACGAAGGTTTCGGGGATGATAAATATCGCCCTTGCCCATTATTAAGAAAATATGTAAAAGCCGGATGGCTCGGAAAGAAATCAGGTAGAGGTTTCTATGTTTATCATTAA
- a CDS encoding acetyl-CoA C-acetyltransferase, translating to MTKTVIVSGARTPFGRLGGKLRSLTAPELGGIAIKEALKRAKVEPAKVDEVIFGSVLQGGQGQIPSRQAARLADLPWEVKTETINKVCASGMRSVTLADQIIRLGDEEIIVAGGMESMSNAPYILPNARFGLRMGDASLKDLMTFDGLTCSFSGVHMGSYGNLTASEFNISRQEQDAWALRSHERAVKAIEEGKFSEEIVSIEIPQRKGTPLLMNHDEAPRSDTTLEKLSKLPSVFDKEGTITAGNAPGVNDGACAMVLMSEEKAQSMSLEPLATIVGHTAIAIEAKDFPQTPGLVINELLKKTGKTAEEIDLFEINEAFAAVSLASSTIAHLDPEKVNVNGGAIALGHPIGASGARIILTLIYELKRRGGGLGIAAICSGGGQGDAVLIEVKKN from the coding sequence ATGACAAAGACAGTAATCGTGAGTGGAGCAAGAACTCCCTTCGGCAGGTTGGGTGGTAAGTTACGTTCCCTTACCGCACCTGAATTAGGCGGAATTGCGATTAAAGAAGCTTTGAAAAGAGCAAAAGTTGAACCTGCTAAAGTGGATGAAGTAATTTTTGGTTCTGTTCTTCAGGGGGGACAAGGGCAAATTCCTTCAAGACAGGCAGCTAGATTAGCAGATCTACCATGGGAAGTAAAGACAGAAACAATTAATAAAGTATGTGCATCTGGAATGCGGAGTGTAACATTAGCTGATCAAATTATTCGGTTAGGTGATGAAGAGATCATTGTAGCTGGCGGAATGGAATCCATGTCCAATGCACCTTATATTTTACCGAATGCCCGTTTTGGTTTAAGAATGGGTGATGCTTCTTTAAAAGATTTAATGACATTTGATGGTTTAACTTGTTCATTCTCTGGTGTGCATATGGGCTCATATGGAAACCTAACAGCTAGTGAATTTAATATTTCGAGACAAGAGCAGGATGCATGGGCATTACGCAGCCATGAACGTGCAGTAAAGGCAATTGAAGAAGGAAAGTTTTCAGAGGAAATAGTATCAATTGAGATTCCTCAAAGAAAAGGAACTCCCCTACTAATGAATCATGATGAGGCACCGAGAAGTGACACAACCTTAGAAAAGTTATCGAAATTACCGTCTGTTTTTGATAAAGAAGGGACAATTACAGCGGGAAATGCACCGGGAGTTAACGATGGTGCTTGTGCTATGGTTTTGATGAGTGAGGAGAAGGCACAATCAATGAGTTTAGAGCCGTTAGCAACTATTGTAGGTCATACGGCCATTGCGATTGAGGCAAAAGATTTTCCACAAACACCTGGATTAGTCATTAATGAACTTCTTAAGAAAACAGGGAAAACAGCAGAGGAAATTGATTTATTTGAAATAAACGAGGCATTTGCCGCTGTATCACTGGCAAGTAGCACAATCGCCCATTTAGATCCTGAAAAGGTTAATGTTAACGGAGGAGCGATTGCACTGGGCCATCCGATTGGTGCAAGTGGGGCAAGAATTATTTTGACGCTTATTTATGAACTTAAACGCCGTGGCGGTGGATTAGGTATAGCCGCAATCTGTTCTGGTGGCGGTCAGGGAGACGCTGTACTAATCGAAGTAAAGAAAAACTAG